The following proteins are encoded in a genomic region of Nakaseomyces glabratus chromosome J, complete sequence:
- the TOM7 gene encoding Tom7p (CAGL0J10179g~Ortholog(s) have protein channel activity, role in protein import into mitochondrial matrix, protein import into mitochondrial outer membrane and endoplasmic reticulum, mitochondrial outer membrane translocase complex localization) — MNFLPSFILSDESKERFNKILDLTQRVAHYGWIPFVLYLGWAQTANKPNLFNLLSPLPSV; from the coding sequence ATGAACTTTTTGCCATCTTTCATTTTAAGCGACGAATCAAAGGAGCGCTTCAACAAGATCCTCGACCTAACACAAAGAGTTGCCCACTATGGTTGGATCCCATTCGTCCTATATCTTGGCTGGGCCCAAACAGCTAACAAGCCAAACCTATTCAACCTACTTTCCCCATTGCCAAGTGTTTAA
- the LAT1 gene encoding dihydrolipoyllysine-residue acetyltransferase (CAGL0J10186g~Ortholog(s) have dihydrolipoyllysine-residue acetyltransferase activity, pyruvate dehydrogenase (acetyl-transferring) activity and role in acetyl-CoA biosynthetic process from pyruvate, pyruvate catabolic process): MSALLRALPQVSRTALRGRLVTPMTLRLYASFPPHTVIGMPALSPTMSQGNLAVWSKKEGDSLAPGDVLAEIETDKAQMDFEFQDEGYLAKILVPAGTKDVAVSRPIAVYVEDEADVAAFKDFTVEDAGGSQSSSAPAAEEQKEEPKKEEVKEEKSEKKAAKSNSTPSSVASGDRIIASPLAKTIALEKGIALKSVKGTGPRGRITKADVEKYLESAPKSTSTAAPSATPSTTGGASYEDLEITNMRQIIGDRLLQSRQSIPSYIVSSDISVSKLLKLRKSLNATAKDQYKLSINDILIKAVTVAARRVPDANSYWLQNEGIIRQFKNVDVSVAVATPTGLLTPIVKNAESKGLIEISKEVKELASRAKINKLVPEEFQGGTICISNLGMNPAVSMFTSIINPPQSTILAIGTVKRVAVEDAGAENGIAFDDQVTITGTFDHRTIDGAKGADFMRELKTVIENPLQLLL; the protein is encoded by the coding sequence ATGTCTGCATTATTGAGAGCATTGCCCCAAGTCTCTAGGACTGCCTTGAGAGGCCGTCTAGTTACTCCAATGACATTGAGATTGTATGCATCTTTCCCACCTCACACTGTGATAGGTATGCCAGCGTTGTCTCCAACGATGAGTCAAGGTAACTTGGCTGTGTGGTCTAAAAAGGAAGGTGATTCCTTGGCTCCTGGTGATGTCCTAGCCGAAATTGAGACCGATAAGGCTCAGATGGACTTTGAGTTCCAAGACGAAGGTTATCTGGCAAAGATTCTGGTCCCAGCCGGTACCAAGGATGTTGCTGTTAGCAGACCAATTGCTGTGtatgttgaagatgaagcaGATGTTGCTGCATTCAAAGACTTTACAGTAGAGGATGCTGGTGGATCTCAGTCTTCATCCGCTCCGGCAGCCGAGGAACAAAAGGAAGAACcaaagaaggaagaagTGAAAGAGGAGAAATCTGAGAAGAAGGCTGCAAAGTCTAATTCTACACCCTCTTCAGTTGCTTCAGGTGACAGAATCATTGCCTCTCCTCTAGCGAAGACTATTGCTCTAGAGAAAGGTATTGCTTTGAAGAGTGTCAAAGGTACTGGTCCTCGTGGCCGTATCACTAAGGCCGATGTCGAGAAGTACTTGGAAAGTGCGCCAAAGAGCACTTCTACTGCTGCACCATCGGCCACTCCTTCTACCACTGGAGGTGCTTCCTATGAAGACTTGGAGATTACTAATATGAGACAAATTATTGGTGACCGCTTGCTACAATCCAGACAAAGTATTCCATCATACATTGTTTCATCTGATATTTCTGTCTCCAAGTTATTAAAGCTAAGAAAGTCCTTAAATGCTACAGCCAAGGACCAATATAAGCTATCTATCAATGATATCTTGATCAAGGCTGTCACGGTAGCAGCTAGAAGAGTACCAGATGCTAACTCTTATTGGCTTCAAAATGAGGGTATCATCAGACAATTCAAGAATGTCGACGTCtctgttgctgttgctaCACCAACTGGTCTTTTGACTCCTATTGTTAAAAATGCAGAGTCTAAGGGCCTAATTGAAATTTCCAAGGAAGTCAAGGAATTGGCTTCCCGTGCCAAGATCAACAAGCTTGTACCAGAAGAATTCCAAGGTGGTACTATCTGTATTTCTAACTTAGGTATGAACCCTGCAGTATCAATGTTCACTTCTATCATAAACCCACCTCAATCCACCATCTTGGCCATCGGTACTGTAAAGAGAGTTGCTGTCGAAGACGCTGGTGCTGAAAACGGTATCGCATTCGATGACCAAGTCACAATAACAGGTACATTTGACCACAGAACCATTGACGGTGCTAAAGGTGCTGATTTCATGAGAGAATTGAAGACCGTTATTGAAAACCCATTGCAGTTACTATTGTAG
- the RNH201 gene encoding ribonuclease H2 catalytic subunit RNH201 (CAGL0J10208g~Ortholog(s) have RNA-DNA hybrid ribonuclease activity, role in DNA replication, removal of RNA primer, ribonucleotide excision repair and nucleus, ribonuclease H2 complex localization): MTVTEEKNVLPPTVQVSLNSLKTKTYYSEIPKSVIANESPVILGVDEAGRGPVMGPMVYGISYCTKEYQDKVLIPKYTFDDSKKLTDPVRRMLFSKMYAGEIDQVGYATTAITPYDISTGMSRYPPSRNYNLNEQAHDVTMALIQGVIDRGVSIDHVYVDTVGPPASYQRKLEDRFPSIKFTVAKKADSLYCVVSVASVVAKVTRDLLIESLRRTPDEIMGSGYPSDPKTVAWLKGNQKPLLGWPIEIVRFSWQTCQTLLKDKSTGSVSIKWDEDYTNTKRKLVPIPVPETNFYEKPPTLDNWFMRS, translated from the coding sequence ATGACGGTtacagaagagaagaatGTGTTACCACCTACTGTGCAggtttctttgaattcatTAAAGACTAAAACGTATTACTCAGAGATACCCAAAAGTGTCATTGCCAATGAATCACCAGTGATACTTGGTGTTGATGAAGCTGGCCGTGGTCCAGTTATGGGTCCTATGGTATATGGTATCAGCTATTGCACAAAGGAATACCAGGACAAAGTTTTAATCCCAAAATATACGTTTGATGACTCCAAGAAACTGACAGATCCTGTAAGAAGGATGCTATTCAGTAAGATGTATGCGGGAGAAATAGATCAAGTAGGGTATGCCACTACAGCAATCACGCCATATGATATATCGACAGGTATGTCTCGCTATCCACCTTCCAGAAACTATAACTTGAACGAGCAAGCACATGATGTGACAATGGCTCTAATACAAGGTGTAATTGACCGAGGGGTCAGTATAGATCATGTGTATGTTGATACTGTGGGTCCTCCAGCCTCTTATCAACGCAAGTTGGAAGACAGATTTCCATCAATTAAATTCACCGTTGCTAAGAAAGCCGATTCGTTGTACTGTGTGGTAAGTGTGGCGAGTGTGGTAGCTAAAGTTACCAGAGATTTGCTAATAGAGAGTCTGAGGAGAACACCTGATGAGATTATGGGTTCAGGCTACCCATCAGACCCTAAAACAGTCGCTTGGTTAAAGGGGAACCAGAAGCCTCTGCTCGGGTGGCCTATAGAAATAGTCCGATTCTCATGGCAGACATGCCAGACACTGTTAAAGGACAAATCGACGGGTAGCGTATCGATAAAGTGGGACGAAGATTATACCAATACAAAGCGTAAACTGGTGCCAATACCTGTCCCGGAGACAAACTTCTACGAAAAGCCCCCTACCCTCGACAACTGGTTCATGAGAAGCTGA
- the MSK1 gene encoding lysine--tRNA ligase MSK1 (CAGL0J10230g~Ortholog(s) have lysine-tRNA ligase activity, role in mitochondrial lysyl-tRNA aminoacylation, tRNA import into mitochondrion and mitochondrion localization), producing MLRIVGARLLYASSRIRIGRGLASKVAIDSSNLEFTKRNELVLSSLDRYYPSMSSIERGNLVSIDIFLKKYGSTSEDQLNKINQKISLCGRIKSIRFSGKKMAFIDLVDGIHGIQLILNCREIGNSATFESELSFLRKGDYVMTTGLPRLSKSRMKNISLRCTDLPKILSVAQMPLPPKLIDTVKSNSNKVVDYQINGFQNIRIRSSILKSIRNFLEERDFIEVETPILSSKSNGAVAKPFMSSSKDFDKLMLRVAPELWLKRLIISGCNKVFEIGKSFRNEGIDGSHNPEFTTLEFYQSYLTMEDLIKLNEDLFKKIITDLTNNLTIKQYLPESLLELEDILKSNNWKFKRVEFLPTLSKELGVDLSQVKIEDSKQLLEVIPQKYKGQFFGKSSSYSSSQILNRLCSELIEEKYCNSSHPTIIYHHPAVISPLAKSNPDDSRTTKRFELFIKGREYSNAYEEENCPQVQLEKFEQQARMKEDYGDNDTLSSIDQEYINAMKWGMPPIGGFGLGIDRLCMLITGCQRIEQVLPFGTLDDVNRQ from the coding sequence ATGCTTCGTATAGTTGGTGCTCGGCTGCTGTACGCGAGCTCGAGGATACGAATTGGTAGAGGTTTGGCATCAAAGGTTGCTATTGATTCTAGTAATCTAGAATTCACGAAGAGAAATGAATTGGTTTTGAGCTCATTGGATAGGTATTATCCTTCTATGAGTTCTATTGAGCGTGGTAATTTAGTCAgtattgatatatttttgaagaagtatGGGAGTACATCTGAAGATCAATTGAACAAAAtaaaccaaaaaatatcattatGCGGCAGGATCAAAAGTATACGATTCTCAGGGAAAAAGATGGCATTTATTGATCTGGTGGATGGAATTCATGGTATTCAGTTGATATTAAATTGTCGAGAAATTGGAAATTCGGCAACTTTCGAAAGTGAGCTGTCCTTTTTAAGGAAAGGCGACTATGTAATGACAACTGGTTTACCGCGATTATCCAAGTCAAGGATGAAGAATATATCACTTCGTTGCACAGATTTGCCGAAGATATTATCGGTCGCACAGATGCCTCTTCCACCTAAACTTATCGATACGGTAAAATCGAATAGTAACAAAGTTGTCGACTATCAGATTAATGGGTTTCAGAACATACGAATTAGAAGCTCCATTTTAAAGTCTATCAGAAACTTTTTGGAGGAACGGGATTTCATTGAGGTTGAAACGCCAATATTATCATCTAAAAGTAATGGTGCCGTCGCCAAACCATTTATGTCATCATCAAAGGACTTTGATAAACTTATGTTGAGAGTAGCACCAGAATTATGGCTGAAACGTCTAATCATTTCAGGTTGTAATAAGGTTTTTGAGATAGGTAAATCTTTCAGAAATGAAGGTATAGATGGAAGTCATAATCCAGAATTCACGACGTTGGAATTCTACCAATCTTACTTGACAATGGAAGATCTAATAAAGCTAAATGAAGACTTGTTTAAGAAGATTATAACAGATCTGACTAACAATTTAACAATAAAGCAGTATCTACCTGAATCACTGTTGGAGTTAGAAGACATATTGAAAAGTAACAATTGGAAATTTAAGAGAGTTGAATTTTTACCTACGTTATCAAAGGAGCTAGGCGTTGACCTTTCACAAGTAAAAATAGAGGATTCAAAGCAATTGCTGGAAGTCATTCCTCAAAAATACAAGGGCCAGTTTTTTGGAAAGTCATCTTCGTATTCTTCTTCCCAAATATTAAACAGATTATGTTCCGAGCTAATTGAGGAAAAATATTGTAATAGTAGTCATCCTACTATTATATATCACCACCCAGCGGTGATATCTCCCCTAGCCAAGAGTAATCCCGATGATTCGCGGACGACAAAGAGGTTTGAGTTATTTATAAAAGGTAGAGAATATAGCAATGcttatgaagaagagaactGCCCTCAAGTCCAGTTAGAAAAATTTGAGCAACAGGCGCGCATGAAAGAGGACTACGGAGATAATGACACTCTGAGTTCGATAGATCAAGAGTACATCAATGCGATGAAGTGGGGTATGCCACCCATAGGTGGCTTCGGCCTTGGAATTGATCGCCTGTGCATGCTTATCACTGGATGCCAACGTATTGAACAAGTACTGCCATTTGGAACCCTGGATGACGTAAATAGACAGTAA
- the IMP4 gene encoding snoRNA-binding rRNA-processing protein IMP4 (CAGL0J10252g~Ortholog(s) have rRNA primary transcript binding, single-stranded telomeric DNA binding, snoRNA binding activity, role in rRNA processing, ribosomal small subunit biogenesis and Mpp10 complex, small-subunit processome localization), giving the protein MLRRQARERREYLYRKAQELQETQLQQKRQIIKQALAQGKPLPKELAEDEQLQKDFRYDQSMADNEDEAGVDDEYSASSGIVEARVIVTTSRDPSSRLAQFAKEIKLLFPNAVRLNRGNYVMADLVSACKKSGTTDLIVLHEHRGVPTSLTVSHFPYGPTAFFSLHNVVLRHDILNRGNQSEVNPHLIFDNFTTPLGNRVVTILKNLFPPGPKKDSSRVITFANRGDFISVRQHVYVRTKDGVEMAEVGPRFEMRLFELRLGTLENKDADVEWQLRRFVRTANRKDYL; this is encoded by the coding sequence ATGTTGAGGAGACAAGCTCGTGAGAGAAGGGAATATCTATATCGGAAAGCCCAAGAGCTACAAGAGACACaattacaacaaaaaagaCAGATTATCAAGCAAGCACTTGCTCAAGGTAAGCCACTACCGAAAGAATTAGCAGAGGATGAGCAGCTACAAAAGGATTTCCGTTATGATCAGAGTATGGCTGACAATGAGGATGAGGCCGGTGTTGATGATGAGTATTCTGCAAGTAGTGGTATAGTTGAAGCAAGAGTTATTGTAACTACATCCAGAGATCCAAGTTCAAGATTAGCGCAATTTGCCAAGGAGATAAAACTACTGTTTCCTAATGCAGTAAGACTGAATAGAGGTAACTACGTTATGGCAGACTTGGTATCGGCTTGCAAAAAATCAGGCACAACAGATTTGATTGTACTACATGAGCATAGAGGTGTCCCAACATCTTTAACAGTATCGCATTTCCCATATGGGCCTACGGCATTTTTCAGTTTACACAATGTAGTTCTAAGGCATGATATACTAAACAGAGGTAATCAAAGCGAAGTCAATCCACATCTgatatttgataattttACTACACCTCTAGGTAACAGAGTTGTTACcatattgaaaaatcttTTCCCACCAGGGCCAAAAAAGGATTCTTCTAGGGTAATAACTTTTGCAAACAGAGGTGATTTTATTAGTGTTAGACAACATGTATATGTGCGTACAAAAGATGGTGTTGAGATGGCGGAAGTTGGTCCTAGGTTTGAAATGAGACTCTTTGAATTAAGACTGGGTACATTGGAGAACAAGGATGCTGATGTCGAATGGCAACTGAGAAGATTTGTTAGAACTGCAAACAGAAAGGATTACTTGTAA
- the MKS1 gene encoding Mks1p (CAGL0J10274g~Ortholog(s) have role in mitochondria-nucleus signaling pathway, negative regulation of transcription from RNA polymerase II promoter, regulation of nitrogen utilization, regulation of pseudohyphal growth and cytoplasm localization), with protein MPSKLGLPRGPDNIPPLELSPGTDSKIPTGNAIKQTITQQHSEQQQKQRQQQHSQNNPNNKQNSGLSKQAISSEFLKVSPNLFTPERLHLFDTVELYTTLIKTSKTIQQGERLGNLSWRILNKALLRNNDINISKKRDGVKNIYSVLNPMNNNGNNKSAATTFGTTTNITSKKPQTSFTQILPKNENTDKRSKITAIRPMEALNGATEPRRNRSNDSFQKNDQHADIRGILSKERQHKSTTALFQKNHNRSENAGNQNDSDFNKSNHLLYKQFNQIKQKKKKEDPQMVITGFDTNMVIIKKKHSSDSPNDKRNKSRSRSPEVLNIGKSNHKRSNSGTSQVSDNNSKSIFKHESLFGKPNRRGSESKHNNNKTRKDNKIFFSSEDEDESDWDSVSDSSEFYTDEIDEEDEDEQYYNKQWDKLVLAKQASNDKKLSAHGSELQDGAHHLEKIQSNNLSQPIRRSLLSGLFHNGSSTYSTKDSGEDSGRSSLFNSQNSTPTSISGQNYKVSSAHKPTIETTNVTAVGSVTPPHDSFMQPSQYIRETLTRSTSNMRSTSRRGSSSSIVSEATGARYLYESNAPPTAHTLLPTALSTHMFVPNNIQQQRMAVKADVNQREGRRLTRRESMDIPIKNVKNSVLKTRMEISEEERYQRSQMQRRHK; from the coding sequence ATGCCAAGTAAGTTGGGACTTCCGAGAGGCCCAGATAATATACCTCCGTTAGAACTCTCTCCTGGGACTGATTCTAAGATACCGACAGGCAACGCTATAAAGCAGACCATAACTCAGCAACATAGTGAACAACAGCAAAAGCAACGACAGCAACAACATTCACAAAATAATCCAAACAATAAACAAAACTCAGGCCTCTCAAAACAAGCAATAAGCTCTGAGTTTTTAAAGGTATCTCCCAACTTGTTTACACCAGAAAGACTTCACCTCTTTGATACAGTCGAACTGTACACAACGTTAATTAAGACTTCAAAGACGATACAGCAAGGTGAACGCTTAGGCAATTTAAGCTGGCGTATTCTCAATAAGGCACTTCTACGAAATAACGatattaatatatcaaagaaaagagatggggttaaaaatatatatagtgTACTTAATCCAATGAACAACAATGGTAACAATAAATCTGCAGCCACTACTTTCGGGACTACAACGAATATAACATCCAAAAAACCGCAAACAAGTTTCACCCAAATACTACCAAAGAATGAAAATACTGataaaagatcaaaaatCACTGCGATACGACCCATGGAGGCTCTTAATGGTGCTACTGagccaagaagaaatagaaGTAATGACAGCTTTCAGAAAAATGATCAGCATGCTGATATTCGTGGTATTCTTTCAAAGGAAAGACAGCATAAATCGACAACTGCtttgtttcaaaagaatCACAATAGATCAGAAAATGCTGGTAATCAAAACGATAGTGATTTCAATAAATCGAACCATTTGTTATATAAACAATTTAACCAAATTAAgcagaaaaagaagaaagaggatCCTCAGATGGTTATAACAGGTTTTGACACTAATATGGTCATtattaaaaagaaacacAGCTCAGATTCTCCGAatgataaaagaaataaaagtaGATCCAGATCGCCTGAAGTTCTTAATATTGGAAAGAGTAATCATAAAAGATCAAATTCAGGTACATCCCAGGTCTCGGACAATAACAGCAAGAGTATATTCAAGCATGAGTCCCTATTTGGCAAACCTAATAGGCGTGGTTCGGAGTCTAAGcacaataacaacaaaacAAGAAAGGATAACAAGATATTTTTTAGCAGtgaggatgaggatgaaTCCGATTGGGATAGTGTTTCGGACAGTTCAGAATTCTATACTGACGAGATagatgaggaagatgaggatgaacaatattataataaacAATGGGATAAGCTCGTTCTCGCAAAGCAGGCAAGTAATGACAAGAAGTTGAGCGCGCATGGTTCGGAGCTCCAAGATGGCGCCCATCATTTAGAGAAAATACAATCTAACAATCTGTCACAACCTATTAGAAGGAGTTTATTGAGTGGTTTGTTTCACAATGGATCATCTACATATTCTACAAAGGACAGTGGTGAAGATTCTGGTCGATCCAGTCTATTCAACTCTCAGAACTCTACGCCTACCAGTATATCAGGTCAAAACTACAAAGTTTCATCGGCACACAAGCCAACTATTGAAACTACTAATGTGACTGCTGTCGGTTCAGTAACGCCTCCTCATGATTCATTTATGCAACCATCTCAATACATCCGTGAAACCTTAACAAGATCGACATCTAATATGAGGTCGACATCTAGAAGGGGAAGTTCCAGTAGTATTGTATCAGAAGCCACTGGAGCCAGATACCTGTATGAATCTAATGCACCACCTACGGCTCATACTTTGCTACCAACTGCACTGTCGACACACATGTTTGTACCGAATAATATTCAGCAACAGCGTATGGCTGTGAAAGCAGATGTAAATCAACGAGAAGGCAGAAGGCTAACCCGACGTGAATCAATGGATATACCTATTAAAAATGTTAAGAACTCTGTACTGAAGACAAGAATGGAGATATCAGAAGAGGAAAGATACCAACGATCGCAAATGCAAAGACGGCATAAATGA
- the APJ1 gene encoding Apj1p (CAGL0J10296g~Ortholog(s) have ATPase activator activity, unfolded protein binding activity, role in protein sumoylation and mitochondrion, nuclear periphery localization), producing the protein MVKDTRLYDLLNVECDASQVTIKKAFHAAALRCHPDKNNHSEESKKQFQEISKAYEVLSDPKSREMYDRYGTTDESAIASQEPFGEGMSFYSGGNPMHMFGTSAGDLFAQFFNSSGDAGPSFGFGSRFDGFGNSAQAHGARDGHMRTGPDIKHYLKCNLSDLYQGKKTKLGLNRMRVCSSCDGKGGMRVASCRTCKGQGEVVKTRRVGPMVQTMSSTCNSCHGTGTFIKDSDLCFVCKGSGVSKERKIFDVEVKAGMTHNQVIVLPGEADEVIETSHGLIKVQPGDVVIVIDLVKNTQFQVVNDHDLVLKNCEVPLKTCLCGGEIMIEGHPSGKIIKLSIIPNELLKPSCFKTVEGLGMPKVIANSDHANIAGTDIDGYGNLYVQFQVKFPERLEDTTITKLQEILEQDPNVKKEDESDQKRIDDAVTNSDGAVEVEEHVLSDFVPDYKNFKEFKRSRSNRSDSRKRRRCNDDDDCIVS; encoded by the coding sequence ATGGTCAAGGACACGAGATTGTATGATCTACTTAATGTTGAGTGCGATGCTTCGCAAGTCACGATAAAGAAGGCGTTCCATGCTGCTGCGTTGCGGTGCCATCCTGATAAGAACAACCATTCTGAGGAGTCTAAGAAGCAGTTCCAGGAGATATCGAAGGCTTACGAGGTGCTTTCTGACCCGAAGAGCCGTGAAATGTATGACAGGTATGGCACCACTGATGAGTCTGCCATCGCGAGCCAGGAGCCCTTTGGCGAGGGGATGTCGTTTTACAGCGGTGGGAATCCGATGCATATGTTTGGTACTTCCGCTGGGGACCTGTTTGCGCAGTTCTTCAACAGCTCGGGCGATGCTGGTCCTTCGTTCGGGTTTGGTTCCCGATTTGACGGGTTTGGCAACAGTGCACAAGCCCATGGGGCAAGAGATGGCCACATGAGAACAGGGCCCGACATAAAGCATTACTTGAAGTGCAACTTGAGCGACTTGTACCAAGGTAAGAAGACCAAGCTGGGCTTAAACAGAATGAGAGTTTGCAGCAGTTGTGATGGTAAAGGTGGTATGCGTGTCGCGTCATGCAGAACATGTAAAGGGCAAGGTGAAGTGGTGAAGACTAGAAGGGTGGGCCCCATGGTACAGACTATGAGCAGTACTTGTAACAGCTGTCATGGTACCGGCACATTTATCAAGGACAGTGACTTGTGCTTTGTGTGTAAAGGCAGTGGAGTATCGAAGGAGAGAAAGATTTTTGATGTCGAGGTTAAAGCTGGTATGACCCATAACCAGGTGATTGTCCTACCAGGTGAAGCTGATGAAGTGATAGAGACTAGTCATGGGCTAATCAAAGTGCAACCAGGTGATGTAGTGATTGTGATTGATCTTGTCAAAAATACCCAATTCCAAGTGGTCAATGACCATGATCTTGTATTAAAGAACTGTGAAGTACCTTTGAAGACATGCTTATGCGGTGGTGAAATAATGATAGAAGGCCACCCATCgggaaaaataataaagttGAGTATAATACCGAATGAATTATTGAAGCCAAGTTGTTTCAAGACAGTAGAGGGTCTTGGTATGCCTAAGGTTATTGCAAATAGTGATCACGCTAACATAGCGGGTACGGATATCGATGGTTATGGTAACCTATATGTACAATTCCAAGTTAAGTTCCCAGAGAGATTGGAAGACACCACTATAACGAAATTACAAGAGATCCTGGAGCAAGACCCGAATgtcaagaaagaagatgaaTCTGATCAGAAACGTATTGATGATGCTGTTACGAATAGCGATGGTGCAGTAGAAGTTGAAGAGCATGTTCTAAGCGATTTTGTACCAGACTAtaaaaacttcaaagagTTTAAGAGATCAAGATCAAACAGGTCTGACAGCAGGAAGCGCAGGAGATGTAATGATGACGACGATTGTATTGTCTCATAA
- the NIS1 gene encoding Nis1p (CAGL0J10318g~Ortholog(s) have role in regulation of mitotic nuclear division and cellular bud neck, nucleus localization), producing MNTNEGHTTSVENDILNAVSNWEKYKQGQAGLPLTQATNAHRDYGSIKRKASIARHSSIQRKDFTNVQELKKYKDKKKFIFHRGFFKRNSKKNTNFTRIQDSNVKVKLEPHRFRNRAELESVMNYTDLRTLNLSQMYPRATDNAAAVYGIKRKYHYRPRVVPTVERIPSRVYHVDDSTVSRKNSIKRSMPSVRNSKVNQMRHRDPVVSITSQAPSGLSTSSTPTAIRRTIRRSKTSPGGYRNIRYRNLSREHQTIMKLWEQYMRNIIYQRIQLRITLMTTALTTDDSGSESGEVSAEDDAAHSILDEYVFSLPPAIEDDKSLSFRYTPTSGLSIDDPIVIPEEEMHEQLMAQPTALRSRLHVIHPGSSSITTTSSSHNHISTPVTA from the coding sequence ATGAATACAAATGAAGGCCATACAACTTCAGTTGAAAACGACATATTGAACGCAGTATCCAACTGGGAGAAATATAAGCAAGGGCAAGCTGGTCTTCCCTTAACTCAAGCGACGAATGCTCATAGGGACTACGGATCCATAAAACGTAAAGCTTCAATTGCACGCCACTCTAGTATACAGCGGAAGGATTTTACGAATGTGCAagagttgaagaaatacaaagataaaaagaagTTCATTTTCCACAGAGGATTTTTCAAGAGGAATAGTAAGAAGAACACAAACTTTACAAGGATACAAGACAGCAACGTGAAGGTCAAATTAGAACCCCATAGATTTAGAAATCGGGCTGAGTTAGAATCAGTTATGAATTATACTGATCTCCGCACTTTGAATTTGAGCCAGATGTATCCGAGGGCAACGGACAACGCAGCTGCTGTATATGGCATCAAGAGAAAATACCATTATAGACCAAGAGTAGTGCCTACCGTTGAGAGAATACCGTCTCGAGTGTATCATGTTGACGATAGCACCGTCTCTAGGAAAAATTCCATCAAGCGTTCGATGCCGTCGGTGCGAAACTCAAAAGTAAACCAAATGAGGCACAGAGACCCTGTGGTGTCTATCACAAGCCAGGCGCCGTCTGGCTTATCGACGTCTAGCACGCCAACGGCTATTCGAAGAACAATCCGCAGAAGCAAGACCTCTCCTGGTGGTTACAGAAACATACGGTACAGGAACTTGTCACGGGAGCATCAAACCATAATGAAGCTGTGGGAGCAATACATGCGCAATATCATATACCAGAGGATTCAGTTACGAATCACACTTATGACTACAGCGCTCACCACGGATGACTCGGGATCAGAGTCCGGGGAAGTATCCGCCGAGGACGACGCGGCCCATAGCATATTGGATGAGTATGTGTTCTCGCTTCCACCAGCCATAGAGGACGACAAGTCCTTGTCGTTCCGCTACACACCCACCAGCGGACTCAGCATTGATGACCCTATAGTGATCCCCGAGGAGGAGATGCACGAGCAACTGATGGCACAGCCCACCGCTCTCCGGTCCCGTTTGCACGTCATACACCCGGGCTCCAGCAGCATCACAACCACCAGCTCATCACACAACCACATATCTACCCCCGTCACTGCATAA